A stretch of the Nakaseomyces glabratus chromosome L, complete sequence genome encodes the following:
- the CWH43 gene encoding Cwh43p (CAGL0L07854g~Ortholog(s) have role in GPI anchor biosynthetic process, fungal-type cell wall organization and cellular bud neck, cellular bud tip, endoplasmic reticulum, integral component of plasma membrane localization), whose translation MVELNAKLIVAAHTVCAASAFLAALVTGYNLHFHKIVENAHYGYPDEWFPSVSATIGDRYPERSIFQILIALTAFPRFLLLLSHYYINGSLTTFIIGTARTVTCGGWVYITSTDDHDIHDIFMIAYIILTLPWYILVTKHSNYKQAKTIVGTTFFSTLVPMIYWYIQHQVHHVAGAYSIYAYFEWSLIILDITFDATAYKDFKKLTFTLKHDANEAGKWFFKINNQQNDTMKNETIVEIDDEKIERPIEAEVELDEIIRAKGIAAIEDHLISPKIFTYDSFVYITVNIIESFIFWSNLTSLTCSVWHFPLWYMGISGYEAAILGFMGPAILAIPYMSSAVTQYGALLGGLITIGAYLIDTPEPRLITICVGTIFSMATFAQYLRKLTNAQLNFSFAITWSLGLIFTLIIKMWFFSNNPTWAIMKEETGGYNKTAIVISTVIGMIYPYINSIHMKQEKPMVSGCFFKKFMLATGFGGLIFSIHQSLTDASTLIYWSWEGYSKENQGPLAWPWASLTIVVMLFGALTSLKFINRPVFPSLLLIIGTIVLSIRSITGWNKFIFGGLFYALSIMWLIPTYVSALGYLGSTWVFTLAFFYHVIGILAHVWVVAYAFVPMGWILRERIEVVLSIATGMVILGALSVSNSFFLPKSISFTKKFGTYLTLYAFAALALTSYCTYDLRPTGVPTPYHPDKKLITAGIWTIHFGLDNDMWASEERMIELIKDLEIDVVGLLETDTQRITMGNRDLTRKMAYELNMYADFGPGPNKHTWGCVLLSKFPILNSTHHLLPSPVGELAPAIHATLKTYDDVLVDVIVFHSGQEEDEEDRRLQSQYLAKLMGSTNRPTFLLSYLVTDPHEGNYNTYVSELSGMHDIDPSDDDRWCEYILYKNIKRTGYARVSRGTITDTELQVGKFQVLNDRELLEANDSLYTDEYTEEIDDDGFKFPSMFEGEGERDHFYHVFDRPRYFGFKKDEEQNDE comes from the coding sequence ATGGTGGAGCTCAACGCAAAACTTATAGTTGCTGCACACACAGTATGTGCTGCCTCAGCCTTCCTTGCCGCGTTGGTAACTGGTTATAATCTACATTTCCATAAGATTGTGGAGAATGCTCACTACGGATACCCTGATGAATGGTTTCCAAGTGTATCAGCCACCATTGGGGATAGGTACCCAGAGAGGTCcatatttcaaattctAATTGCATTGACTGCATTTCCTAGGTTCCTTTTGTTATTGTCTCACTATTATATCAATGGCTCATTGACAACTTTCATTATAGGTACAGCAAGAACAGTAACGTGTGGTGGTTGGGTATACATAACAAGTACCGATGACCATGACATTCACGACATTTTCATGATTGCTTACATTATCTTGACTCTACCGTGGTACATTCTTGTTACGAAGCACTCAAATTACAAACAAGCCAAGACCATTGTGGGAACTACATTTTTTAGTACTCTTGTACCAATGATCTATTGGTATATACAGCATCAGGTACATCATGTTGCAGGCGCATATTCTATTTATGCCTATTTCGAATGGTCATTGATTATTTTAGATATTACATTCGATGCCACCGCTTATAAGGATTTTAAAAAGCTCACTTTTACATTGAAGCACGATGCAAATGAAGCTGGTAAATGGTTTTTCAAGATTAACAACCAACAAAATGATACTATGAAGAATGAAACAATTGTAGagattgatgatgaaaaaattgaaagacCGATTGAAGCTGAAGTAGaacttgatgaaattatCAGAGCTAAGGGTATCGCTGCAATTGAAGATCATTTGATTTCACCAAAGATTTTCACCTATGATTCATTCGTTTACATAACTGTTAATATTATCGAATCATTCATCTTTTGGTCTAATCTCACATCCCTAACATGTAGTGTATGGCATTTTCCTCTATGGTACATGGGTATTTCGGGATACGAAGCAGCTATACTCGGATTTATGGGTCCTGCAATCTTAGCTATTCCTTACATGTCATCAGCAGTAACTCAGTATGGTGCTTTATTAGGCGGGCTTATCACCATTGGGGCATATTTAATTGATACCCCAGAGCCAAGATTGATAACCATTTGTGTTGGTACTATATTTTCCATGGCCACTTTTGCTCAATACTTGAGAAAATTAACAAATGCACAATTGAATTTCTCATTTGCTATTACCTGGTCGCTTGGTTTGATTTTTACACTAATAATCAAAATGTGGTTCTTCTCCAATAACCCCACTTGGGCTATCatgaaagaagaaactggCGGCTACAACAAGACTGCCATAGTTATTTCAACAGTCATAGGTATGATATATCCTTATATCAACTCCATCCATATGAAACAGGAGAAACCAATGGTAAGTGGATGCTTCTTTAAGAAGTTTATGTTAGCTACTGGTTTTGGTGGACTAATATTTAGCATCCATCAATCATTGACTGATGCCTCGACTTTGATCTATTGGTCATGGGAGGGATACTCCAAGGAAAACCAAGGTCCACTAGCTTGGCCTTGGGCATCGTTAACTATCGTGGTCATGCTTTTTGGCGCACTGACCTCCTTGaaattcatcaatagaCCAGTATTCCcttctttattattgattATCGGTACAATTGTTCTTTCAATTCGTTCCATAACAGGATGGAATAAATTCATCTTTGGGGGTCTCTTTTATGCCTTGTCAATTATGTGGTTAATTCCAACGTATGTTTCTGCTCTTGGATATCTAGGTAGTACGTGGGTCTTTACATTGGCGTTTTTCTATCACGTTATTGGTATCCTAGCTCACGTTTGGGTGGTTGCTTACGCTTTTGTACCAATGGGCTGGATTTTAAGAGAAAGAATTGAGGTAGTACTTTCTATCGCTACTGGAATGGTTATTCTGGGTGCGTTGTCTGTTTCAAATAGCTTTTTCTTGCcaaaatcaatatctttCACGAAGAAGTTCGGTACCTATTTGACACTATACGCATTTGCCGCCTTAGCATTGACTAGTTATTGCACTTATGATCTGAGACCAACAGGAGTCCCAACTCCATACCACCCAGATAAGAAACTAATTACCGCTGGTATCTGGACAATTCATTTCGGCCTAGATAATGACATGTGGGCCTCAGAAGAGAGAATGATCGAATTAATTAAAGACCTAGAAATTGATGTTGTTGGTCTTTTGGAAACTGATACTCAACGTATTACAATGGGTAACAGAGATCTAACCAGAAAGATGGCATACGAGCTGAATATGTATGCTGATTTTGGACCAGGTCCAAATAAACACACATGGGGTTGTGTGTTGCTTTCCAAATTCCCAATCTTGAACTCAACACATCATCTCTTACCTTCCCCTGTTGGGGAACTAGCTCCCGCCATTCATGCCACATTAAAAACATATGATGATGTTTTAGTAGACGTAATTGTCTTCCATAGCggtcaagaagaagatgaagaggatAGAAGATTGCAGTCACAGTACCTAGCTAAGCTAATGGGATCTACTAACCGTCCAACATTCCTATTAAGCTACTTAGTTACTGACCCTCATGAGGGTAATTACAACACCTATGTGAGTGAACTCTCAGGTATGCACGATATTGACCCAAGTGATGATGACAGGTGGTGTGAATACATCCTATACAAGAACATCAAACGTACTGGTTATGCCAGAGTCTCAAGAGGTACTATCACCGACACAGAATTACAAGTAGGTAAATTCCAAGTACTAAATGATAGGGAACTTCTGGAAGCAAATGACAGCCTTTACACCGACGAATACACCGAAGAAATTGACGATGATGGATTCAAGTTCCCTTCCATGTTTGAAGGTGAGGGAGAAAGAGACCACTTTTACCATGTTTTCGACAGACCACGTTATTTTGGGTTCAAGAAAGATGAGGAGCAGAATGATGAATAA
- the HTL1 gene encoding Htl1p (CAGL0L07953g~Protein of unknown function) has protein sequence MTTQEDLLKYKKQYSNITLKSLTAYQLMSHRESMLEVFGAIDDSERYSKVVNEKRQKATAAEIDELLKDLS, from the coding sequence ATGACAACACAAGAGGACCTTTTGAAGTACAAGAAACAGTACAGCAATATAACGCTTAAATCGTTGACCGCGTACCAACTAATGTCTCATAGGGAATCTATGCTGGAAGTGTTTGGTGCTATTGATGATAGCGAAAGGTATTCCAAAGTAGTTAATGAGAAGAGACAGAAGGCAACTGCTGCAGAAATAGATGAGTTGCTCAAGGATTTGTCATAA
- the PET18 gene encoding Pet18p (CAGL0L07920g~Ortholog(s) have cytosol localization) gives MSESTSQILLDKYADLYKRTVTHPLPKELCEGTLQDRALYIYLTQDLEFFETGLRLICRVTSMCPEVPSLITLAKKIGFFASDENDYFRKCLSFLESELDKDTVKEIKDKKIIPGVDAYIDYLVELTKDQRYDYPALISYLWCAEQCYLDWAHGLPKKEGLHWKHQTWIDLHDGEHFITWCEFLRAEVDKFSVRQVEEVFAKTLQHEFNFFDSCYKA, from the coding sequence ATGTCTGAATCAACTTCTCAAATCCTTTTGGACAAGTATGCTGACCTGTACAAGAGAACTGTTACACATCCTTTGCCAAAGGAGCTATGTGAGGGGACTTTGCAGGACAGAGCATTGTATATCTACTTGACTCAGGATTTGGAATTCTTTGAGACTGGTCTAAGATTGATTTGCCGTGTTACTTCTATGTGTCCAGAAGTTCCAAGTTTGATTACTTTGGCTAAGAAGATCGGCTTCTTTGCCAGTGATGAGAATGATTACTTCCGCAAGTGTCTAAGCTTCCTTGAATCAGAGTTGGACAAGGATACTGTAAAGGAGATCAAAGATAAGAAGATCATTCCAGGCGTCGACGCATACATTGATTACTTGGTCGAGTTGACCAAGGATCAAAGATATGACTACCCAGCTCTTATTTCTTACCTGTGGTGCGCCGAACAATGCTACTTGGATTGGGCCCATGGCTTGCCAAAGAAAGAAGGTTTGCACTGGAAGCATCAAACTTGGATTGATCTACACGATGGTGAGCACTTTATTACCTGGTGTGAATTTCTAAGAGCTGAGGTTGATAAGTTTTCTGTCAGACAAGTCGAAGAGGTGTTTGCAAAGACTTTGCAACACGAATTCAACTTTTTTGACAGTTGTTACAAGGCATAA
- the NPP1 gene encoding nucleotide diphosphatase/phosphodiesterase NPP1 (CAGL0L07986g~Ortholog(s) have nucleoside-triphosphatase activity, nucleoside-triphosphate diphosphatase activity and role in cellular response to phosphate starvation, nucleoside triphosphate metabolic process): MEEGRAASIRSEDFEIEDPLEDDHLMNTDDALNDQKGIWSRITEWQYRDQADTEANTGAKRIPWYARYFVRNLEEIERRGVPLYELDHEGNLRHVDRDEYISETRWFNQMTGDWLNTSKYYDSLRLTRGMKKLAVLLLTIVILSFLWMKVLTSTNNDNPDLNRHHQFTEFDPFITYSNGTHEFNPLNIVISLSGFYPGLISDERTPFISALFKREHNEILKQNITTSPYMRPQFPLQSIPNMWTMVTGLYPSMHKMIANSFWDSKNEVEYRPGIIDPRVWVNNSEPIWETVQRAYNHDDNMNFKVYANMWPGSDVNYTSLNYIKLERQPYYMDVFDAQETMETKKSKIFNYIDTEDITQRPQMILSVVNDLDTFGHLHGYPIDRDSPHKVEFLDKLKSVDQFINDTFAGLHERNMSAFTNILLVSNHGMADINFDNNVTIWEDLIHNEREYLRENDVISHMYMEGASLGIYVREAAHINPVYKIIKKHIDLERYNVFLAGNFPKEWNYDSINKDLGRGPTTNADTGTADTGTAQLKGRLPTIWIVPKIGNSIMLKEKYDIIAKKAKKEKKKYHGDTGPYVIGSHTFSEVDDARLQALFIATGPYFKDQEIGPINNLDIYNLLCDINGVSIRDRNPNNGTTSIYS, translated from the coding sequence ATGGAGGAAGGTCGAGCTGCGTCTATTAGGAGTGAGGATTTTGAGATTGAGGATCCATTAGAAGATGATCACCTTATGAACACTGATGACGCTTTGAATGACCAGAAAGGGATATGGAGCAGAATTACGGAATGGCAATACCGAGATCAGGCAGACACTGAAGCCAATACAGGTGCTAAGCGTATACCTTGGTATGCGAGGTACTTTGTAAGAAACCTTGAAGAGATTGAGAGACGAGGTGTACCGCTTTATGAACTGGATCATGAAGGAAATCTCCGACATGTTGATAGGGACGAGTACATATCCGAGACCAGATGGTTTAATCAAATGACTGGCGATTGGCTAAACACATCAAAATACTATGATTCACTAAGACTAACAAGGGGCATGAAGAAACTAGCTGTTTTACTTTTGACAATTGTAATACTATCATTTTTATGGATGAAAGTTCTCACCAGTACCAATAATGATAACCCAGATCTTAATAGACATCACCAATTCACCGAGTTTGATCCATTTATTACTTATTCAAATGGTACACATGAATTCAACCCACTGAACATTGTCATTTCCTTGAGTGGATTCTATCCCGGACTGATATCAGATGAACGCACGCCATTTATCAGTGCTTTGTTCAAACGGGAACATAATGAGATActgaaacaaaatattaccACAAGTCCGTACATGAGACCGCAATTTCCACTACAATCTATACCTAATATGTGGACGATGGTAACTGGGTTGTATCCCAGCATGCATAAGATGATTGCCAATAGCTTTTGGGACTCTAAGAACGAAGTAGAATATAGACCTGGCATCATCGATCCCAGAGTATGGGTGAACAATAGCGAACCTATATGGGAAACAGTACAAAGGGCTTATAATCATGACGACAATAtgaatttcaaagtttATGCCAATATGTGGCCTGGTAGTGACGTAAATTATACATCTCTAAATTATATCAAACTGGAACGTCAGCCTTACTATATGGATGTCTTTGATGCGCAAGAAACAATGGAAACTAAGAAGAGTAAGATATTTAACTATATTGACACTGAAGATATAACACAAAGACCGCAGATGATTCTCAGTGTCGTGAATGATCTCGACACATTTGGGCATCTTCATGGGTATCCTATAGATAGAGACTCTCCTCACAAGGTGGAGTTCTTAGATAAGCTGAAAAGCGTGGACCAATTTATTAACGACACATTCGCTGGGTTACatgaaagaaatatgaGCGCATTTACTAATATTCTGTTAGTGAGCAATCACGGTATGGCAGATATTAACTTTGACAACAATGTGACTATTTGGGAGGATTTGATTCACAATGAAAGAGAGTATTTACGTGAAAACGATGTGATTTCTCATATGTATATGGAGGGGGCAAGTCTCGGTATCTACGTGAGGGAGGCGGCACACATTAACCCTGTGTACAAGATTATCAAAAAGCATATAGATCTTGAGCGGTACAACGTTTTCTTGGCCGGCAACTTCCCAAAAGAATGGAATTACGATTCGATTAACAAAGATCTCGGTAGGGGTCCTACCACTAATGCTGACACGGGAACTGCTGATACGGGAACTGCGCAGCTCAAGGGAAGGCTTCCCACGATATGGATAGTGCCAAAGATCGGCAATTCTATCATGCTGAAGGAAAAATACGACATTATAGCAAAGAAAGcgaagaaagaaaagaagaagtacCATGGTGACACCGGACCTTATGTCATAGGATCTCATACGTTTAGCGAAGTTGACGATGCAAGACTGCAGGCTCTATTCATCGCCACGGGCCCGTACTTCAAAGATCAAGAGATCGGACCCATAAACAATCTTGACATATATAACTTGCTATGCGACATTAATGGTGTGTCTATCCGAGATAGGAATCCAAATAACGGTACAACTTCCATCTATAGCTAA
- the MAK32 gene encoding Mak32p (CAGL0L07898g~Ortholog(s) have role in interspecies interaction between organisms), whose amino-acid sequence MITTNGMFILDDIEGKVTYNGIPGGGGTYAVLGAAICTPSAHVRSQVLWIVDGGHDFPDSIRQTFDQWGVTTKYRIDSNRETIRGLNYYPNLEAEGKDRDLRLFKFLTPKIQINVEDWVGTFGEDKVREDINCFHLVCSAERCLAIINDLKVIKSNPNMGYTIVWEPLPSLCDNDHIEDFKKVFQSEIPIIFSPNAEEASRLLTNNSEEPSTLEQCTELLNSIYQLADGNQVIIRCGKLGSVTRSPIDGKLLHYPAYHSKTPDKVIDPTGGGNTYLGGFAQIYETTKDYHIANICANVAASFAIEQVGIPEYKKNENTWNGTTFVDRLTSYLQGNDYKATIEEIIRKIEK is encoded by the coding sequence ATGATCACTACTAATGGTATGTTTATCTTAGATGATATTGAAGGTAAAGTAACCTACAATGGTATTCCAGGAGGTGGCGGAACGTACGCTGTCTTAGGAGCTGCTATATGTACACCAAGCGCTCACGTTAGATCACAAGTTTTGTGGATTGTCGATGGAGGACATGACTTTCCCGATTCTATCAGGCAAACATTTGATCAATGGGGTGTCACTACGAAATATCGGATCGATTCTAACAGGGAGACTATAAGAGGCCTCAATTACTATCCAAACTTGGAGGCCGAGGGCAAGGATAGAGATTTACGgctcttcaaatttttgacGCCCAAAATACAAATCAATGTTGAAGACTGGGTAGGCACATTTGGAGAAGATAAAGTACGAGAGGACATAAACTGCTTCCACCTGGTATGTTCAGCAGAACGGTGTTTAGCTATAATTAATGATCTGAAAGTAATCAAATCGAATCCCAACATGGGATACACAATAGTATGGGAACCACTTCCTAGTCTGTGCGACAACGATCATATTGAAGATTTTAAGAAGGTGTTTCAATCAGAAATACCCATTATATTCTCTCCCAACGCGGAAGAGGCTAGCCGGCTACTTACGAATAATTCAGAAGAGCCTTCAACTCTAGAGCAATGTACCGAGCTGTTGAACTCAATTTATCAATTAGCTGATGGTAACCAGGTCATAATCCGATGTGGTAAACTAGGATCAGTTACCAGGTCACCGATTGACGGTAAATTACTCCATTACCCAGCATATCATAGTAAAACACCAGATAAAGTAATTGATCCTACAGGTGGTGGCAATACATATTTAGGCGGTTTTGCTCAAATTTATGAAACGACTAAGGACTATCATATTGCAAATATTTGTGCTAATGTCGCAGCTAGTTTTGCAATTGAGCAAGTAGGTATCCCTGAGTATAAGAAGAATGAAAACACTTGGAATGGTACTACTTTTGTAGATAGACTCACGTCCTATCTACAAGGCAATGATTACAAAGCTACAATAGAAGAGATCATACGTAAAATTGAGAAGTAA
- the MAK31 gene encoding Mak31p (CAGL0L07942g~Ortholog(s) have peptide alpha-N-acetyltransferase activity, role in N-terminal protein amino acid acetylation and NatC complex localization) has product MEYKDLLRVSDFIGSTLFIEIDDDRSLQGILVAVDCQMNLLLDHVHEHTKSIGSRTLGLVSVPQYTIKNIKISQAKFNALVDFKKELQRNIV; this is encoded by the coding sequence ATGGAATACAAAGACTTGCTAAGAGTGTCTGACTTTATCGGGAGCACTTTATTCATAGAGATCGATGACGACAGATCTCTCCAAGGAATACTAGTCGCGGTCGACTGCCAGATGAACTTATTATTAGACCACGTCCACGAGCATACAAAGTCAATTGGTTCAAGAACACTGGGGCTCGTCAGTGTCCCACAGTATACcatcaaaaatatcaagaTATCGCAAGCAAAGTTCAACGCTCTGGTggatttcaagaaagaactaCAGCGGAACATCGTATAG